CGACGATGCCACACCCCGCCACTCATCGCGGCACCGACCTATCGTCGTCCCATGCCGCTCCAGCCAGGTGACGAGGCCCCCGACTTCACGCTCCTCGACCAGCACGGCGAGGAGGTGTCCCTGTCCGGGCTGCGGGGCCGCAAGGTGCTCGTGTACTTCTACCCGAAGGCCGACACGCCGGGCTGCACGACCCAGGCGTGCGGGCTGCGGGACGTGGCCGGCGACGTCGGCGACACGGCCATCCTCGGGATCAGCCCCGACCAGCCGGCCAAGCAGAAGCGCTTCGACGACAAGTACGGGCTCGGCTTCCCGCT
This window of the Acidimicrobiales bacterium genome carries:
- a CDS encoding peroxiredoxin produces the protein MPLQPGDEAPDFTLLDQHGEEVSLSGLRGRKVLVYFYPKADTPGCTTQACGLRDVAGDVGDTAILGISPDQPAKQKRFDDKYGLGFPL